One stretch of Variovorax sp. TBS-050B DNA includes these proteins:
- a CDS encoding histidine phosphatase family protein — protein MKLWLVRHARTDAAPGLCYGATDVCAPAEATRAVARAVASRLPESAALVHSPLRRCAELAHAIAELRPGLAPRADPRIAEMDFGAWEGRPWSSIARAEFDAWTGSFADARAGGHGESTDAFMQRIGAAYDAWRASGQDAVWITHAGVMRAARLLHQGVRRVAHAAQWPAAPIDYGACELIECGQQQTTHGAP, from the coding sequence ATGAAGCTCTGGCTGGTGCGCCACGCGCGCACCGACGCGGCGCCGGGGCTGTGCTACGGCGCCACCGACGTCTGCGCACCGGCCGAGGCGACGCGCGCGGTGGCGCGGGCCGTGGCATCGCGCCTGCCCGAGTCCGCGGCGCTGGTGCATTCGCCGCTGCGGCGCTGCGCCGAGCTCGCGCATGCCATCGCGGAACTCCGGCCCGGGCTGGCGCCGCGCGCGGACCCGCGCATCGCCGAGATGGATTTCGGCGCCTGGGAAGGGCGGCCCTGGTCCTCGATCGCACGGGCCGAGTTCGACGCCTGGACCGGCAGCTTCGCCGACGCCCGCGCGGGCGGGCATGGCGAGAGCACGGACGCCTTCATGCAGCGCATCGGCGCGGCCTACGACGCATGGCGCGCGTCGGGGCAGGACGCGGTGTGGATCACGCACGCGGGCGTGATGCGTGCGGCGCGGCTGCTGCACCAGGGCGTGCGCCGCGTCGCGCATGCGGCGCAGTGGCCGGCGGCGCCGATTGACTACGGGGCCTGCGAACTGATCGAATGCGGCCAGCAGCAGACGACCCACGGCGCGCCCTGA
- the cobS gene encoding adenosylcobinamide-GDP ribazoletransferase translates to MNGLRHYLLALQFFTRVPVTGRLAEWVGFSPQMLRASAAHFPGVGWLVGGAGAAVFVLALQGLPGLVAALLSMAATALLTGAFHEDGLADVADGLGGSADRGRALEIMKDSRIGAFGAIALVLVLGLKAALLAALAGQGAPAAVAAAVVAAHVLSRLAPLFLIRWLPYVGDAGASKAKPLADAIGAGALGVGVLWSLPAAGLLLATQGPARTLAAVLACALAALAMARLFRRRLQGFTGDGLGATQQVCEIAIYLALAWRA, encoded by the coding sequence ATGAACGGCCTGCGCCACTACCTGCTGGCCCTGCAGTTCTTCACGCGGGTGCCGGTGACCGGACGGCTCGCCGAATGGGTCGGCTTCAGCCCGCAGATGCTGCGCGCGAGCGCGGCCCATTTTCCGGGCGTGGGCTGGCTGGTGGGCGGCGCGGGCGCGGCGGTCTTCGTGCTGGCGCTGCAAGGGCTGCCGGGGCTGGTGGCGGCACTGCTGAGCATGGCGGCGACTGCGCTGCTCACCGGCGCCTTCCACGAAGACGGCCTGGCCGACGTGGCCGACGGGCTGGGCGGCTCGGCCGACCGCGGCCGCGCGCTCGAGATCATGAAGGACTCGCGCATCGGTGCCTTCGGCGCCATCGCGCTCGTGCTGGTGCTCGGCCTCAAGGCGGCGCTGCTCGCGGCGCTGGCGGGGCAGGGCGCGCCGGCCGCGGTGGCGGCGGCCGTCGTGGCCGCGCATGTGCTGTCGCGGCTCGCGCCGCTGTTCCTGATCCGCTGGCTGCCCTACGTGGGCGATGCCGGCGCGAGCAAGGCGAAGCCGCTGGCCGACGCGATCGGCGCCGGCGCCTTGGGCGTGGGCGTGCTCTGGTCGCTGCCGGCCGCGGGCCTGCTGCTCGCGACGCAGGGGCCTGCGCGCACGCTGGCGGCGGTGCTCGCCTGCGCGCTCGCGGCGCTGGCGATGGCGCGGCTCTTCCGGCGCCGGCTGCAGGGCTTCACCGGCGACGGCCTCGGCGCCACGCAGCAGGTGTGCGAGATCGCGATCTACCTCGCGCTCGCATGGCGGGCATGA
- a CDS encoding SDR family NAD(P)-dependent oxidoreductase, which translates to MQNDRSGNDKPLKGHVAVVTGASRGAGRGVAVELGAAGATVYVTGRSTRAQPAQGYGRILALSALDALPGSIDDTADEVTRLGGQGIAVRCDHTREDEVAALFAQVQSEQGRLDLLVNNAWGGHESFDGVFDAPFWAHPLSHWDAMFDRGVRNHLLASRFAAPVMVAQGRGLIVTTSFWDQGKYMRGNLFYDLAKSAMNRLAFGMAEELRPHGVASLALSPGWMRTEFVLAGHQTDEAHWQERPALARTESPRYLGRAVAALAADPEVLGKSGGVHRVADLAREYGFTDIDGRQVEAFVL; encoded by the coding sequence ATGCAGAACGACAGGAGCGGGAACGACAAGCCGCTGAAGGGCCATGTGGCCGTGGTCACCGGCGCGAGCCGCGGCGCGGGGCGCGGCGTGGCCGTGGAACTCGGCGCCGCGGGCGCGACCGTGTACGTGACCGGGCGCAGCACGCGCGCGCAGCCGGCGCAGGGCTACGGCCGCATCCTCGCGCTGTCGGCGCTCGACGCGCTGCCCGGCAGCATCGACGACACCGCCGACGAGGTCACGCGCCTGGGCGGGCAGGGCATCGCGGTGCGCTGCGACCACACGCGCGAAGACGAGGTGGCGGCGCTCTTCGCGCAGGTGCAGAGCGAACAGGGCCGGCTCGACCTGCTCGTGAACAACGCCTGGGGCGGCCACGAGAGTTTCGACGGCGTGTTCGATGCGCCGTTCTGGGCGCATCCGCTGTCCCACTGGGACGCGATGTTCGACCGCGGCGTGCGCAACCATCTGCTCGCGAGCCGCTTCGCGGCACCCGTCATGGTGGCGCAGGGGCGCGGGCTGATCGTGACCACGAGCTTCTGGGACCAGGGCAAGTACATGCGCGGCAACCTGTTCTACGACCTCGCGAAATCGGCGATGAACCGGCTCGCCTTCGGCATGGCCGAGGAACTGCGCCCGCACGGCGTGGCCTCGCTCGCCTTGTCGCCGGGCTGGATGCGCACCGAGTTCGTGCTCGCGGGCCACCAGACCGACGAGGCGCATTGGCAGGAGCGCCCGGCGCTCGCGCGCACCGAATCGCCGCGCTACCTCGGGCGTGCGGTGGCGGCGCTGGCGGCCGATCCCGAGGTGCTCGGCAAGTCGGGCGGCGTGCACCGCGTGGCCGACCTGGCGCGCGAGTACGGCTTCACCGACATCGACGGCCGGCAGGTCGAGGCCTTCGTGCTGTAG
- the cobT gene encoding nicotinate-nucleotide--dimethylbenzimidazole phosphoribosyltransferase, with the protein MTDDHMIPSIPDLHDDALAARLQGLLDNKTKPLGALGRLEGLALRLGLILGSEAPALEAPQMLVCAADHGLAARGVSAYPSEVTWQMVENFLSGGAAVSVLARQHGLALTVVDCGVRRDFQPRPGLVQRRIAAGTADASTGPAMSAAQCAQAIENGREVVRALPGNALLLGEMGIGNSSAAALLLARLGGLDIDACTGAGTGLDAAGLARKRTVLREVLALHATAVAPLDALAAFGGFEIATLAGAVLQAAHERRVIVVDGFIASAAVLVANALAPHVAQRCVAAHCSAEPGHTALLRCLGLEPLLDLGLRLGEGSGAALAWPLLESACRILREMASFESAGVSRG; encoded by the coding sequence ATGACCGACGACCACATGATCCCTTCGATTCCCGACCTCCACGACGACGCACTCGCGGCGCGCCTGCAGGGCCTGCTCGACAACAAGACCAAGCCGCTCGGCGCGCTCGGCCGGCTCGAAGGGCTGGCGCTGCGGCTCGGCCTGATCCTCGGCAGCGAGGCGCCCGCGCTCGAGGCGCCGCAGATGCTGGTGTGTGCGGCCGACCACGGGCTGGCGGCGCGCGGCGTCTCGGCCTATCCGAGCGAAGTGACCTGGCAGATGGTCGAGAACTTTCTTTCGGGCGGCGCGGCCGTGAGCGTGCTGGCGCGCCAGCACGGCCTGGCGCTGACGGTGGTGGATTGCGGCGTGCGGCGCGACTTCCAGCCGCGCCCGGGCCTCGTGCAGCGCCGCATCGCGGCCGGCACGGCCGATGCCTCGACCGGCCCGGCGATGAGCGCCGCGCAGTGCGCGCAGGCGATCGAGAACGGGCGCGAGGTGGTGCGGGCTTTGCCGGGCAATGCGCTGCTGCTCGGCGAGATGGGCATCGGCAACAGCTCGGCCGCGGCGCTGCTGCTCGCGCGGCTGGGTGGCTTGGACATCGACGCCTGCACGGGCGCGGGCACCGGCCTCGATGCCGCGGGGCTCGCGCGCAAGCGCACGGTGCTGCGCGAGGTGCTCGCGCTGCATGCGACGGCCGTGGCGCCGCTGGACGCGCTGGCGGCCTTCGGCGGCTTCGAGATCGCGACGCTGGCCGGTGCCGTGCTGCAGGCCGCGCACGAGCGGCGCGTGATCGTGGTCGACGGCTTCATCGCCAGCGCCGCGGTGCTGGTGGCGAACGCGCTCGCGCCCCACGTGGCGCAGCGCTGCGTGGCGGCGCACTGCTCGGCCGAACCCGGGCACACGGCGCTGCTGCGCTGCCTGGGCCTGGAGCCGCTGCTCGACCTGGGCCTGCGCCTCGGCGAAGGCTCGGGCGCGGCGCTCGCGTGGCCGCTGCTCGAATCGGCCTGCCGCATCCTGCGCGAGATGGCGAGCTTCGAGTCGGCCGGCGTGTCGCGCGGATGA
- a CDS encoding efflux transporter outer membrane subunit translates to MKSANQSWARPARMLRNALLPLAAALALAGCASVPSGLPEVPTTAQFKEQGATPPAGWTRAVPSEAQARGAWWLAFNDPVLNALIEKADVQNNNIQAAAARLAEARALARSANADRLPQIGLGAGANRGAGLDKATASTRPATMTNIGATFSYELDLFGRLSGASDAARLDAAGREALLQSTRLAVQAEVAQTYLQLRALDAERALVREQVEAYRDTLRLSQRRQQAGDIAELDVARVQTEVSSTESEALALDRQRAQVEHALAVLVGDSASSFGLRTDEWNTALPAVPPGVPATVLTRRPDVSAAQNAVFAAQARVGVAQAAWFPDISLTGAAGYASPEIGDLFKWSARSWGVGALLSLPIFDGGRREAGVQGANAQLDGALANYRNQVLVAFQEVEDQLAAIRILQEQSAVQAQAVTSAQRATSLSDTRYRNGYVSQLDLLDARRSELRNRRQALQVKSAQYQAAVGLIRAIGGGWEAPPATASAAPVQTAAR, encoded by the coding sequence ATGAAATCCGCAAATCAATCGTGGGCCCGGCCCGCTCGCATGCTGCGCAACGCGCTGCTGCCGCTGGCGGCGGCCCTGGCCCTGGCCGGCTGCGCCAGCGTGCCGAGCGGCCTGCCGGAAGTGCCGACGACGGCCCAGTTCAAGGAGCAGGGCGCGACCCCGCCCGCGGGCTGGACCCGCGCCGTGCCCTCCGAGGCGCAGGCGCGCGGCGCCTGGTGGCTGGCCTTCAACGACCCGGTGCTCAATGCGCTGATCGAAAAGGCCGACGTACAGAACAACAACATCCAGGCCGCCGCGGCGCGGCTCGCCGAAGCGCGTGCGCTCGCGCGCAGCGCCAACGCCGACCGGCTGCCGCAGATCGGCCTGGGCGCGGGCGCCAACCGCGGTGCCGGCCTCGACAAGGCCACCGCCAGCACGCGGCCGGCGACCATGACCAACATCGGCGCGACCTTCTCGTACGAGCTCGACCTGTTCGGCCGCCTCTCGGGCGCGAGCGATGCGGCACGGCTCGACGCGGCAGGCCGCGAGGCCCTGCTGCAAAGCACCCGCCTCGCGGTGCAGGCCGAAGTGGCGCAGACCTACCTGCAGCTGCGCGCGCTCGACGCCGAGCGCGCACTGGTGCGCGAGCAGGTCGAGGCCTACCGCGACACGCTGCGCCTGTCGCAGCGGCGCCAGCAGGCCGGCGACATCGCCGAGCTCGACGTGGCGCGGGTGCAGACCGAGGTCTCGTCGACCGAATCGGAAGCGCTTGCGCTCGATCGCCAGCGCGCCCAGGTCGAGCATGCGCTCGCGGTGCTGGTGGGCGATTCGGCCTCGAGCTTCGGCCTGCGCACCGACGAGTGGAACACCGCGCTGCCCGCGGTGCCGCCCGGCGTGCCGGCCACGGTGCTGACGCGGCGCCCCGACGTCTCGGCGGCGCAGAACGCGGTGTTCGCGGCGCAGGCGCGCGTGGGCGTGGCGCAGGCGGCCTGGTTCCCGGACATCTCGCTGACCGGCGCGGCCGGCTATGCCTCGCCCGAGATCGGCGACCTCTTCAAGTGGTCGGCGCGGTCGTGGGGCGTGGGCGCGCTGCTGTCGCTGCCGATCTTCGACGGCGGCCGCCGCGAGGCCGGCGTGCAGGGCGCCAATGCGCAGCTCGATGGCGCGCTCGCGAACTACCGCAACCAGGTGCTCGTGGCCTTCCAGGAGGTCGAGGACCAGCTCGCCGCGATCCGCATCCTGCAGGAGCAGTCGGCGGTGCAGGCGCAGGCCGTGACCTCGGCGCAGCGCGCGACCAGCCTGTCGGACACGCGCTACCGCAACGGCTACGTGAGCCAGCTCGACCTGCTCGACGCGCGCCGCAGCGAGCTGCGCAACCGGCGCCAGGCGCTGCAGGTGAAGTCGGCGCAGTACCAGGCGGCCGTGGGGCTGATCCGCGCCATCGGCGGCGGCTGGGAGGCACCGCCCGCCACCGCGAGCGCCGCGCCGGTGCAGACCGCGGCGCGTTGA
- a CDS encoding helix-turn-helix domain-containing protein, which yields MSTPATHERLYVRLDEDPLHGPEAAMPAGALRAFPVSAALRAHVAHILCYREALPEGRELLERVLPDGAVRLVFNLGDAPSAGAGEGQPVEAIGASAAPALVRLRGRVEGLSVTLRPGAAAALLGMPAGEIAGTAVHLDQLWRGEGAMLRERMAEAPDDAARVALLDTALRQRLGASDFAAHPAAVRAAQLIAASGGRLSLREVAAGVGVGERRLQQLFQQQVGLSPRAWSRLARLHACLRALRRPAAAGWAELALDGGFYDQAHLANEFRALCGLTPTEFVGRTAISHSSKTAA from the coding sequence ATGTCCACGCCCGCCACCCACGAACGCCTCTACGTCCGCCTCGACGAGGACCCGCTGCACGGGCCCGAGGCGGCCATGCCCGCGGGCGCGCTGCGGGCCTTTCCCGTGTCGGCGGCGCTGCGCGCGCATGTCGCGCACATCCTGTGCTACCGCGAGGCGCTGCCCGAGGGCCGCGAGCTGCTCGAACGGGTGCTGCCCGACGGTGCCGTGCGGCTGGTGTTCAATCTCGGCGATGCGCCTTCGGCGGGCGCGGGTGAAGGACAGCCGGTGGAGGCCATCGGCGCCTCGGCCGCGCCGGCGCTGGTGCGGCTGCGCGGGCGCGTGGAGGGGCTGTCGGTGACGCTGCGGCCCGGCGCCGCCGCGGCCCTGCTCGGCATGCCGGCCGGCGAGATCGCGGGCACCGCGGTGCACCTCGACCAACTCTGGCGCGGCGAGGGCGCCATGCTGCGCGAACGCATGGCCGAAGCGCCCGACGACGCAGCGCGCGTGGCGCTGCTCGACACCGCATTGCGGCAGCGGCTCGGCGCGAGCGATTTCGCCGCGCACCCGGCGGCGGTGCGCGCCGCGCAACTGATCGCGGCATCGGGCGGCCGGCTTTCGCTGCGGGAGGTGGCGGCGGGGGTGGGCGTCGGCGAGCGCCGGCTGCAGCAGCTGTTCCAGCAGCAGGTGGGGCTGTCGCCGCGCGCCTGGAGCCGCCTCGCGCGGCTGCATGCCTGCCTGCGCGCGCTGCGCCGGCCTGCTGCCGCGGGCTGGGCCGAACTCGCGCTCGACGGCGGCTTCTACGACCAGGCGCATCTCGCGAACGAGTTCAGGGCGCTCTGCGGGCTCACGCCGACCGAGTTTGTCGGTCGCACGGCGATTTCGCATTCTTCCAAGACCGCGGCCTGA
- a CDS encoding cobyric acid synthase has translation MRSRCVMVLGTTSGAGKSWLATALCRWYARQGLKVAPFKAQNMSNNARVVDGGEIGSAQYFQALAARALPEVRMNPLLLKPERDTHSQVVLLGQVSAELTALPWRGRSERVWPQIAEALDALRAENDVVVIEGAGSPAEINLMASDIVNLRVARHADARCLLVTDIDRGGAFAHLYGTWALLPEAERALLRGFVLNKFRGDAALLAPAPEQLQALTGVPTVATLPMWWQHGLPEEDGVFDAHSRSTGTVTRTIAVAVVACPRISNLDEFQPLKNVPGVRLSWARTPADLVGADWIVLPGSKHTSGDLAWLRAQGLDRAIAAHAAAGGAVLGICGGLQMLGEALVDPHGIDGNAPGLGLLPLVTVFERDKTVRHRSAVFGALAGPWAALSNVGVSGYEIHHGRTALHPQMAQDGREAMPEGLAWQNARGNVLGLYLHGLFEDPAALHALFGAAAPTLDATFDGLADFIDNHFEAGVLHGLIA, from the coding sequence ATGAGATCTCGATGCGTGATGGTCCTCGGCACCACCAGCGGCGCCGGCAAGAGCTGGCTGGCCACGGCGCTGTGCCGCTGGTATGCGCGCCAGGGCCTGAAGGTGGCGCCGTTCAAGGCGCAGAACATGAGCAACAACGCACGCGTGGTCGATGGCGGCGAGATCGGCAGCGCGCAGTACTTCCAGGCGCTGGCCGCGCGCGCGCTGCCCGAGGTGCGCATGAACCCGCTGCTGCTCAAGCCCGAGCGCGACACCCACAGCCAGGTGGTGCTGCTGGGACAGGTGAGCGCGGAGCTCACGGCCTTGCCCTGGCGCGGACGCAGCGAGCGCGTGTGGCCGCAGATCGCCGAGGCGCTCGACGCGCTGCGCGCCGAGAACGACGTGGTGGTGATCGAGGGCGCCGGCTCGCCGGCCGAGATCAACCTGATGGCCAGCGACATCGTCAACCTGCGCGTCGCGCGCCATGCCGATGCGCGCTGCCTGCTCGTGACCGACATCGACCGCGGCGGCGCCTTCGCGCACCTCTACGGCACCTGGGCGCTGCTGCCCGAGGCCGAACGCGCGCTGCTGCGCGGCTTCGTGCTCAACAAGTTCCGCGGCGACGCGGCGCTGCTCGCGCCCGCGCCCGAACAGCTGCAGGCGCTGACCGGCGTTCCGACGGTGGCGACGCTGCCGATGTGGTGGCAGCATGGCCTGCCGGAAGAAGACGGCGTCTTCGATGCGCACAGCCGCTCGACCGGTACCGTCACCCGCACCATCGCCGTCGCCGTCGTCGCCTGTCCGCGCATCAGCAACCTCGACGAGTTCCAGCCGCTCAAGAACGTGCCCGGCGTCCGGCTGAGCTGGGCGCGCACGCCCGCCGATCTGGTGGGTGCCGACTGGATCGTGCTGCCCGGCTCCAAGCACACCAGCGGCGACCTCGCGTGGCTGCGCGCCCAGGGCCTCGACCGCGCGATCGCGGCGCATGCCGCGGCCGGCGGCGCGGTGCTCGGCATCTGCGGCGGGCTGCAGATGCTCGGCGAGGCGCTGGTCGATCCGCACGGCATCGACGGCAATGCGCCGGGCCTCGGCCTGCTGCCGCTGGTGACGGTGTTCGAGCGCGACAAGACGGTGCGCCACCGCAGTGCGGTGTTCGGCGCGCTCGCCGGGCCGTGGGCCGCGCTCTCGAACGTGGGCGTGAGCGGCTACGAGATCCATCATGGCCGCACCGCGCTCCATCCCCAGATGGCGCAGGACGGCCGCGAAGCGATGCCCGAGGGCCTGGCCTGGCAGAACGCCCGCGGCAACGTGCTCGGCCTCTACCTCCACGGCCTGTTCGAAGACCCCGCCGCGCTCCACGCGCTGTTCGGTGCCGCCGCGCCTACGCTCGACGCCACCTTCGACGGCCTGGCCGATTTCATCGACAACCACTTCGAGGCCGGCGTGCTGCACGGCCTGATCGCATGA
- a CDS encoding type II toxin-antitoxin system HipA family toxin, with protein sequence MVAPQRLAVWINGQKVGDWEVRDGEHRFQYVESWVVSPAARRISLSLPFMPGNAPHRGEVVRNYFDNLLPDSDPIRQRLQAKFATRSTGAFDLLGAIGRDCVGAVQLLQPEQSPIGFDRVEAEPLDLAGVERAIDVSLSAGRALGQREEDDFRISIAGAQEKTALLRRDGQWYRPLGTTPTTHILKLPLGLVGNMGVDMHASVENEWLCSRIVEAFGLPVAHCEIAVFGARKVLVVRRFDRALQRAGTPQEWIARLPQEDFCQALGAPGARKYEADGGPGMRDILRVLDGSTQTAADKRNFVKAQMLFWLLAATDGHAKNFSIFLERGGGYRLAPLYDVLSAWPVIGTGPNHISWHKARLAMAIRSRNAHWKLAEILPRHWDVVAKLAGLANAQALRAEIIETLPDVIDRVRTQMPTHFPEQVASAIFEGMKSNAKRLAASDAP encoded by the coding sequence GTGGTAGCCCCACAGCGCCTGGCCGTCTGGATCAATGGCCAGAAGGTGGGCGACTGGGAAGTGCGCGACGGCGAGCATCGATTCCAGTACGTCGAGTCGTGGGTCGTGTCGCCTGCGGCGCGCCGGATTTCGCTCTCGCTGCCCTTCATGCCCGGGAATGCGCCGCATCGCGGCGAGGTGGTGCGCAACTACTTCGACAACCTGCTTCCCGACAGCGACCCGATTCGCCAGCGACTGCAGGCGAAGTTCGCCACGCGCAGCACCGGCGCCTTCGATCTGCTGGGCGCGATCGGCCGGGATTGCGTGGGCGCCGTGCAATTGCTGCAGCCCGAGCAGTCGCCCATCGGTTTCGATCGCGTGGAGGCCGAACCGCTGGACCTCGCCGGCGTCGAACGGGCGATCGACGTATCGCTGTCCGCGGGCCGCGCGCTGGGTCAGCGCGAAGAAGACGATTTCCGCATTTCCATTGCCGGCGCACAGGAAAAAACCGCGCTCCTGCGGCGCGACGGCCAGTGGTACCGCCCCCTGGGTACGACGCCGACGACCCACATCCTGAAGCTTCCGCTGGGATTGGTCGGCAACATGGGCGTCGACATGCACGCCTCGGTCGAGAACGAATGGCTCTGCTCGCGCATCGTGGAAGCCTTCGGCCTGCCGGTGGCGCATTGCGAGATCGCGGTGTTCGGCGCCCGCAAGGTGCTGGTCGTGCGGCGGTTCGACCGTGCCCTGCAGCGCGCCGGCACACCGCAAGAATGGATCGCCCGGCTGCCGCAGGAAGACTTCTGCCAGGCGCTCGGCGCCCCGGGCGCGCGCAAGTACGAAGCCGACGGCGGCCCCGGCATGCGAGACATCCTGCGCGTGCTCGACGGCAGCACGCAGACCGCGGCCGACAAACGCAACTTCGTGAAGGCGCAGATGCTGTTCTGGCTGCTGGCTGCCACCGACGGCCATGCGAAGAACTTCTCGATCTTTCTGGAGCGCGGCGGCGGTTATCGTCTCGCACCGCTGTACGACGTGCTTTCCGCCTGGCCCGTCATCGGCACAGGGCCGAACCACATCAGCTGGCACAAGGCCCGGCTCGCCATGGCGATTCGCAGCCGCAACGCGCATTGGAAGCTGGCCGAAATCCTGCCGCGCCACTGGGACGTGGTCGCGAAGCTCGCCGGCCTCGCCAACGCGCAGGCCTTGCGCGCCGAAATCATCGAGACGCTGCCGGACGTGATCGACCGCGTCCGGACGCAGATGCCCACCCATTTTCCCGAGCAGGTCGCAAGTGCCATCTTCGAAGGCATGAAGTCCAATGCCAAGCGGCTCGCCGCCTCCGACGCCCCATGA
- the nth gene encoding endonuclease III has protein sequence MKKDNIAPFFATLQAANPTPETELEYATPFELLAAVLLSAQATDVGVNKATRKLFPVANTPQAMLRLGVEGLEEYIKTIGLYRSKAKHLIETCRILVEQHGGEVPRTRAELEALPGVGRKTANVVLNVAFGEATIAVDTHIFRVSNRTGLAPGKTPLEVELKLEKRVPFEFRLHAHHWLILHGRYICVARKPRCWECAVREYCDYKPKTPAPHSA, from the coding sequence ATGAAAAAAGACAACATCGCCCCCTTCTTCGCCACGCTGCAGGCGGCCAACCCCACGCCCGAGACCGAACTCGAATACGCCACCCCCTTCGAGCTGCTGGCCGCCGTGCTGCTCTCGGCGCAGGCGACCGACGTGGGCGTGAACAAGGCCACGCGCAAGCTCTTCCCGGTCGCCAACACGCCGCAGGCGATGCTGCGCCTGGGCGTCGAAGGCCTGGAGGAATACATCAAGACCATCGGTCTCTACCGCAGCAAGGCCAAGCACCTGATCGAGACCTGCCGCATCCTCGTCGAGCAGCACGGCGGCGAAGTGCCGCGCACGCGCGCCGAACTCGAGGCGCTGCCGGGCGTGGGCCGCAAGACCGCGAACGTGGTGCTCAACGTGGCCTTCGGCGAGGCGACGATCGCGGTCGACACGCACATCTTCCGCGTCAGCAACCGCACCGGGCTCGCCCCGGGCAAGACGCCGCTCGAGGTCGAGCTCAAGCTCGAGAAGCGCGTGCCCTTCGAGTTCCGGCTGCATGCGCACCACTGGCTGATCCTGCACGGGCGCTACATCTGCGTGGCGCGCAAGCCGCGCTGCTGGGAATGCGCGGTGCGCGAGTACTGCGACTACAAGCCGAAGACGCCGGCGCCGCATTCGGCCTGA
- a CDS encoding helix-turn-helix domain-containing protein: MATFPIETPQQMRTLLKAMRQANQLTQTELGTRLGVSQKRIARIEAEPGVTSFDQLARLVAAMGYRFVLEELPSSPSVGPATGDASW; the protein is encoded by the coding sequence ATGGCCACCTTCCCGATCGAGACGCCGCAGCAGATGCGCACCCTGCTCAAGGCCATGCGACAGGCGAACCAACTGACGCAGACCGAACTCGGCACGCGCCTCGGCGTGAGCCAGAAGCGGATCGCCCGCATCGAGGCCGAGCCCGGCGTCACCAGCTTCGACCAATTGGCACGGCTGGTCGCCGCCATGGGCTACCGTTTCGTCCTCGAGGAATTGCCGTCGTCGCCATCGGTCGGGCCCGCAACCGGAGATGCCTCGTGGTAG